A region of Pleionea litopenaei DNA encodes the following proteins:
- the metH gene encoding methionine synthase: MKSEKESQLIQILKERILILDGAMGTMIQRFKLSESDYRGLRFAGWPSDLKGNNDLLTLTRPDIIEDIHRQYLAAGADIIETNTFNGNAASMSDYGMESLVDELNYESARLARRIADEFTDRPRFVAGVLGPTNKTASISPDVNRPDFRNIHFDDLKNDYLVAARALVRGGADILLIETIFDTLNAKACAFAVLELFDELGYRLPVMISGTITDASGRTLTGQTTAAFYNSLRHIKPISFGLNCALGAKQLRAYVEELSNICECFVSAHPNAGLPNEFGEYDETANAMANDIREWADSGFLNIVGGCCGTTPEHIAAIAKAVNDATPRVRPTIEPAMRLSGLEPLTIDKSSLFVNIGERTNVTGSAKFLRLIKEDDYETALEVALDQVNNGAQLIDINMDEGMLDSVAAMERFLKLIASEPDISRVPIVLDSSKWEVIEAGLKCIQGKGVVNSISLKEGEDSFIQQAKLVQKYGAAVIVMAFDERGQADTYQRKIDICQRAYQLLLSIDFPAEDIIFDPNIFAVATGIEEHNRYGLDFIETCAWIKQHLPHALISGGVSNLSFSFRGNNPVREAMHAVFLYHAIQAGLTMGIVNAGQLAVYSDIPETLKNACEDVILNRTENATEQLVSLAESFRGDGAEQQKQQQEWRDWPVSKRLEYALVKGITEFVEVDTEEARLASEKPLHVIEGPLMDGMNVVGDLFGSGKMFLPQVVKSARVMKKAVAYLLPYMEQDKSQSQSAGKVLMATVKGDVHDIGKNIVGVVLQCNGYEVIDLGVMVAADKILATAAEEQCDIIGLSGLITPSLDEMVHIAKEMQRLELDTPLLIGGATTSSIHTAVKIDPQYQHAVIHVQDASRVVNVAAKLLSKEQRSNFIQTMKHEYQDKREQRAKRDDTKALVSFAEANSNGANIDWSNYHSSEPSFLGTKVFEDYPLDDLIERIDWTPFFRSWELAGRYPKILDDEVVGESARKLFDDAQQMLERIVSEKWLTARAVIGFYPASSQGNSIELDDQENKVSFHFLRQQIRKKNGAYNQCLADFIAPKSTGLKDYLGAFAVTAGIGIDEHVARFEAEHDDYSAILLKALADRLAEALAERMHEKVRKEYWGYASEEALNNDALIAEKYRGIRPAPGYPACPDHTEKGTLWKLLDVDRAIDLHLTESYAMTPTAAVSGFYFAHPDAKYFGVGKINRDQVEDYAQRKGLDIATVERWLAPTLAY, translated from the coding sequence ATGAAATCTGAAAAAGAAAGCCAATTAATTCAAATACTTAAAGAGCGCATATTGATATTAGACGGTGCGATGGGCACGATGATTCAGCGTTTCAAGCTTTCTGAAAGCGACTATCGGGGGCTTCGTTTTGCTGGTTGGCCGAGCGATTTAAAAGGCAATAACGATCTTTTAACGTTAACTCGACCCGACATTATTGAAGATATTCATCGACAATATTTAGCCGCTGGCGCCGATATTATTGAAACTAACACCTTCAATGGAAACGCCGCTTCAATGTCTGACTACGGCATGGAGTCGCTGGTTGACGAATTAAATTATGAATCGGCTCGCCTTGCTCGAAGAATTGCCGACGAATTTACCGATCGTCCGCGTTTCGTCGCAGGTGTGCTTGGCCCGACCAACAAAACAGCCAGTATTTCTCCTGATGTAAATCGACCAGATTTTCGAAACATTCATTTTGATGATTTAAAAAACGATTACCTAGTTGCCGCAAGAGCCTTGGTTCGCGGTGGTGCAGACATACTTTTAATTGAAACCATCTTTGATACCTTAAATGCTAAGGCTTGTGCTTTTGCAGTATTGGAATTATTCGATGAACTTGGCTATCGCTTGCCCGTAATGATATCAGGCACAATAACCGACGCATCCGGGCGTACACTCACCGGACAGACAACGGCGGCATTTTATAACTCGTTACGTCACATCAAGCCCATTTCATTCGGGCTTAACTGTGCGCTCGGCGCCAAACAACTGCGCGCTTACGTCGAAGAACTGAGCAATATCTGTGAGTGCTTTGTTAGTGCTCACCCAAATGCCGGTTTGCCCAATGAGTTCGGGGAATACGATGAAACGGCGAACGCGATGGCAAACGACATTAGAGAGTGGGCAGACAGCGGTTTTCTGAACATTGTTGGTGGATGTTGCGGTACCACGCCAGAACACATAGCGGCCATTGCCAAAGCAGTGAATGACGCTACGCCCAGAGTTCGACCTACCATAGAGCCCGCGATGCGCCTTTCAGGACTGGAACCGTTAACCATCGATAAAAGCTCTCTGTTCGTCAACATTGGTGAGCGCACCAACGTGACAGGCTCGGCAAAATTCTTGCGCTTAATAAAAGAAGATGACTACGAAACTGCACTAGAGGTCGCACTCGATCAAGTGAATAATGGCGCGCAACTGATCGACATAAATATGGACGAAGGGATGTTAGATTCTGTCGCGGCAATGGAGCGCTTTTTAAAGCTGATCGCTTCTGAACCTGATATTAGCCGCGTGCCTATCGTTTTAGATTCTTCAAAGTGGGAAGTCATTGAAGCTGGGCTAAAATGCATTCAAGGAAAAGGCGTGGTTAACTCTATCTCCCTTAAAGAGGGAGAAGACAGTTTTATTCAGCAAGCGAAACTGGTTCAAAAGTACGGTGCAGCGGTTATCGTTATGGCGTTTGATGAACGAGGTCAAGCCGATACTTACCAACGCAAAATAGATATTTGTCAGCGCGCCTATCAATTATTACTAAGTATCGATTTTCCTGCCGAAGATATCATTTTCGATCCCAACATCTTTGCTGTTGCGACGGGCATCGAAGAACATAACCGCTATGGTCTCGACTTTATTGAAACGTGTGCTTGGATTAAACAGCATTTACCTCATGCGCTCATCAGTGGCGGTGTTTCAAATCTATCGTTTTCATTTCGAGGGAACAACCCGGTTCGAGAGGCAATGCACGCCGTATTTTTGTACCACGCCATTCAAGCGGGCCTTACAATGGGCATTGTTAACGCAGGCCAGTTAGCTGTTTATTCGGATATTCCAGAGACGCTAAAAAACGCCTGTGAAGATGTCATTTTAAATCGTACTGAAAACGCAACAGAGCAACTTGTCTCGCTTGCCGAATCTTTTCGTGGTGATGGTGCTGAACAACAAAAACAACAACAAGAATGGCGCGACTGGCCGGTTTCAAAGCGACTCGAATACGCATTAGTTAAAGGCATCACTGAGTTCGTCGAAGTCGATACCGAAGAGGCTCGATTGGCCTCTGAAAAGCCACTGCATGTTATTGAAGGTCCATTAATGGATGGCATGAATGTCGTCGGTGATTTATTTGGTTCAGGAAAAATGTTTTTGCCTCAAGTGGTTAAATCTGCTCGAGTGATGAAGAAAGCGGTCGCTTATCTGTTACCTTATATGGAACAAGATAAGTCGCAAAGTCAGTCTGCCGGAAAAGTGCTGATGGCAACCGTTAAAGGTGATGTTCACGATATTGGTAAGAACATTGTCGGTGTTGTTCTTCAGTGCAATGGATATGAGGTCATCGACTTGGGTGTTATGGTCGCTGCCGATAAAATACTGGCCACTGCAGCCGAGGAACAATGCGATATTATTGGATTGTCAGGATTAATCACGCCTTCTCTCGATGAAATGGTGCACATTGCCAAAGAAATGCAACGCCTTGAACTCGATACTCCGCTATTGATAGGTGGTGCTACCACCTCGAGCATTCATACTGCGGTAAAAATAGATCCTCAATACCAACATGCTGTTATTCATGTTCAAGATGCTTCACGAGTTGTTAACGTTGCGGCGAAACTCTTATCAAAAGAGCAACGCTCTAACTTTATTCAAACCATGAAACATGAGTATCAAGATAAACGTGAACAACGCGCCAAACGCGATGATACAAAAGCATTGGTAAGCTTCGCCGAAGCCAACTCCAACGGAGCAAATATCGATTGGTCTAATTATCATTCAAGCGAGCCGTCTTTCCTTGGTACGAAAGTCTTTGAAGACTACCCACTCGACGACCTCATCGAACGAATCGACTGGACGCCTTTCTTTCGCTCTTGGGAGCTCGCGGGTCGCTACCCGAAAATTCTCGACGACGAGGTTGTTGGCGAGTCTGCGCGAAAACTGTTTGACGATGCACAGCAGATGCTAGAGCGCATTGTGTCTGAAAAATGGTTAACCGCGCGAGCAGTCATCGGCTTTTACCCAGCGAGCTCTCAAGGCAACAGTATTGAGCTTGATGATCAAGAGAATAAGGTTAGCTTTCACTTTCTTCGGCAGCAAATTCGTAAAAAGAATGGTGCCTATAATCAATGTTTAGCCGACTTCATTGCTCCTAAAAGTACTGGGCTCAAAGATTACCTTGGCGCTTTTGCCGTGACTGCAGGTATTGGTATCGATGAACATGTTGCTCGTTTTGAAGCAGAACACGATGACTATTCCGCCATCTTACTAAAAGCGTTAGCGGATCGCTTAGCGGAAGCTTTAGCCGAACGTATGCATGAGAAAGTACGTAAAGAATATTGGGGCTACGCCAGTGAAGAGGCCTTGAACAACGATGCGTTAATTGCAGAGAAGTACCGAGGTATTCGACCAGCGCCCGGCTACCCAGCTTGCCCAGATCATACCGAAAAAGGGACCTTGTGGAAGCTACTTGATGTTGATCGAGCTATCGATTTACACTTAACGGAAAGCTACGCAATGACACCAACGGCTGCCGTGAGCGGATTTTACTTTGCTCATCCCGACGCCAAATATTTTGGTGTCGGTAAAATCAATCGAGATCAAGTTGAAGATTACGCGCAACGCAAGGGCCTAGATATAGCTACGGTTGAGCGTTGGTTGGCTCCGACTTTGGCTTATTAA
- a CDS encoding SixA phosphatase family protein yields MFKKFFLSLLTLTILIGGPLSFAGTLFSAGASLSPEKHSDQTSTFTLYLMRHAEKESQQADPPLTIEGLARATAVANFLANKSIYSVYTTPYLRTQQTAEPLSRKLKKDSIEYNPRLLESFAQKLLTNQESALIVGHSNTTPQLARLLGAEEIPDMNESTFNWLIELTVNDGVVKWRVIDTDNLLVTDGQTDNPPLLQDKL; encoded by the coding sequence GTGTTTAAAAAATTCTTCTTGTCATTGTTAACGCTCACCATTTTAATCGGAGGACCACTCTCTTTCGCAGGAACATTGTTTTCTGCTGGTGCATCGCTGTCGCCAGAAAAACACAGCGATCAAACCTCTACATTTACTTTATATTTAATGCGTCATGCTGAAAAAGAAAGCCAACAAGCCGACCCTCCGTTAACCATCGAAGGCCTCGCTAGAGCGACCGCTGTCGCAAATTTTTTAGCCAATAAATCCATTTATTCAGTCTACACAACGCCCTATCTACGCACCCAACAAACCGCTGAGCCTTTAAGCCGAAAGCTTAAGAAAGACAGCATCGAATACAACCCAAGGCTGCTCGAGTCGTTTGCGCAAAAATTATTAACCAACCAAGAGTCCGCACTCATCGTTGGGCATAGCAATACAACACCCCAACTGGCTCGACTACTTGGAGCGGAAGAAATACCCGATATGAATGAAAGTACATTTAATTGGCTGATTGAATTAACGGTGAATGATGGGGTAGTTAAGTGGCGAGTTATTGATACCGACAATCTTCTCGTAACGGACGGTCAAACCGATAACCCACCACTGCTTCAAGATAAGCTCTAA
- a CDS encoding diguanylate cyclase domain-containing protein codes for MSGIHSALVRMEATNLNKEFLWSLFECLQEGVFAIGDDRFILANPALCELLGYSREELVGKRFLEVIAERHRDMVTQRAKARINGENPPNHYEIALIRSDAAELLVHIKVSTFMLADGSIVNVGSTRDISAERRALKQLQYSEQEFRRIVENLPDIFYRTDAKGSIVMASPYAAKVMGYELEELIGQPLADFYARPEEREAALSKILQGKGTMVPVESCLRHRDGSIVWVSTHAYARYDEDGQLIGVEGVARNITERKSLEERLRHMAIRDPLTQVYNRFGFEEKLDDAINRARRNRSSIALLFFDLDKFKTINDNYGHDVGDRYLAAFAKRMEIGFRDTDTIARLGGDEFVALLENLEHDEMVYNLLERCVTALSDPFVSEDCSLPFNYSYGIAQYPKHGKDAETLLKWADQAMYLDKNSH; via the coding sequence TTGTCTGGAATACACAGCGCGCTGGTCAGAATGGAAGCGACCAACCTCAACAAAGAATTTCTATGGTCTTTATTTGAATGCCTGCAAGAAGGCGTTTTTGCGATCGGTGACGATCGATTTATCTTAGCTAATCCTGCGCTATGTGAGCTGCTGGGCTACTCTCGAGAAGAGTTAGTCGGGAAACGATTTTTAGAAGTAATAGCCGAACGACACAGGGATATGGTCACGCAACGCGCGAAAGCGCGAATAAACGGTGAAAATCCGCCTAATCATTATGAAATTGCATTAATTCGCTCTGATGCCGCGGAGCTCTTGGTTCATATCAAAGTATCGACTTTTATGCTTGCCGATGGCTCCATCGTAAATGTGGGTAGCACTCGGGATATTTCTGCAGAACGACGAGCGTTAAAACAATTGCAATATTCCGAGCAAGAATTTCGAAGGATTGTAGAAAACCTTCCCGATATTTTTTATCGCACCGATGCAAAAGGTAGCATTGTGATGGCTTCTCCTTACGCAGCGAAAGTCATGGGCTATGAATTAGAAGAACTGATAGGTCAGCCGCTTGCTGACTTTTATGCTCGTCCTGAAGAACGCGAAGCGGCGCTCAGTAAAATTCTTCAAGGGAAAGGAACGATGGTGCCGGTTGAGTCGTGTCTGCGACATCGAGATGGTTCCATCGTTTGGGTATCGACTCACGCTTATGCTCGATACGATGAAGATGGACAACTAATCGGTGTTGAAGGGGTCGCTCGCAATATTACTGAGCGGAAAAGTCTAGAAGAACGCCTACGTCATATGGCGATTCGAGATCCCTTAACTCAAGTTTATAATCGCTTTGGCTTTGAAGAAAAGCTAGATGACGCTATCAATCGTGCGAGACGAAATCGTAGTTCAATCGCTCTGTTATTTTTTGATTTAGATAAATTTAAAACAATTAATGATAATTATGGTCATGATGTCGGAGATCGTTATTTAGCGGCGTTTGCGAAGCGCATGGAAATAGGTTTTCGAGACACCGATACGATCGCTCGACTTGGCGGTGATGAGTTTGTGGCGTTATTAGAAAACCTCGAACATGACGAAATGGTTTATAACTTACTAGAACGATGCGTGACGGCGTTGTCAGACCCGTTTGTATCAGAAGATTGCTCTTTGCCCTTTAATTACAGTTATGGAATTGCTCAATACCCAAAACACGGTAAGGATGCAGAGACCTTGTTAAAGTGGGCTGACCAAGCCATGTATTTAGATAAGAACAGTCATTAA
- a CDS encoding ATP-dependent DNA helicase, protein MTFGYLISDIVTKKSVSVKLGKPHIQLAHFEQFGKSQVVLVDEGHNLIDRSRQMYSADIIESDALNVLQETQHKTFFTKQINRLSSVLVAVEELAKSTSTEQSRGNAKDNSEWRGGVLDSALIEKLHATTQSIQANLFDFSLSESLSELEMSWLKQIIRFNVILSLRDDAHQFFISHQTNGLIDTLNVHLICLNAANYLEQIYKNLRSLIVFSGTLRPDTYVAETLGFRDALPIKRVPSIFSHNQLGVFISTRIDTRYRYRDGFIQAIVADIKAVIESKAGNYMVAFSSYHLLEKVAEEFAKQFPKTVLSKQERASTLEQKEEFISQFFNQRSVLGFVILGGVYTEGVDYRGDSLDGVIVVGSGMPQVNQLQAHLTQYFEGLGLSGFDMTYRYPALQRVFQTTGRVIRQLSDKGVVVLLDKRFAEPRFLRMAPEYWSPKCYRATDQLQQALQEFWLKNEQ, encoded by the coding sequence TAACTAAGAAATCTGTATCCGTTAAATTGGGTAAGCCTCATATTCAACTGGCTCACTTTGAGCAGTTTGGTAAAAGCCAAGTGGTGTTAGTCGATGAAGGTCATAATTTAATTGATCGATCTCGACAAATGTATTCGGCAGACATTATTGAGTCCGATGCCCTAAATGTACTTCAAGAAACACAGCATAAAACTTTCTTTACAAAACAAATTAACCGATTAAGTAGTGTATTAGTTGCTGTTGAAGAGCTGGCCAAGTCAACGTCAACTGAACAGTCGAGAGGTAATGCTAAGGATAACTCAGAATGGAGAGGGGGTGTTTTGGATTCTGCGTTGATAGAAAAACTCCATGCAACCACTCAAAGTATTCAAGCCAACCTGTTTGATTTTTCTCTCTCTGAAAGCTTGTCTGAGTTAGAAATGAGTTGGTTAAAACAAATTATTCGATTTAACGTGATTTTGTCATTACGCGATGATGCTCATCAGTTCTTCATTTCTCATCAAACGAATGGGTTAATTGATACCTTAAATGTGCATCTAATTTGCTTGAACGCTGCTAATTATTTAGAGCAAATCTATAAGAATTTACGCAGTCTAATTGTCTTTTCCGGAACCTTACGTCCCGACACCTATGTCGCAGAAACTTTAGGTTTCAGAGACGCGTTACCAATTAAGCGTGTTCCATCCATTTTTTCACACAATCAACTAGGTGTTTTTATCTCCACTCGTATTGACACTCGTTATCGATATAGAGATGGTTTTATACAAGCCATTGTTGCCGATATAAAGGCAGTCATTGAAAGTAAAGCAGGAAACTATATGGTCGCTTTCTCCAGCTATCACTTACTTGAGAAAGTGGCAGAAGAATTCGCGAAACAATTTCCCAAAACGGTATTGAGCAAACAGGAGCGGGCGTCGACATTAGAGCAAAAAGAGGAATTTATCAGTCAATTTTTTAATCAACGTTCAGTGCTAGGGTTCGTCATATTAGGCGGCGTATATACTGAAGGCGTTGATTATCGAGGAGACTCTTTAGATGGTGTTATTGTGGTAGGAAGCGGCATGCCACAGGTGAACCAGTTGCAAGCGCATTTAACTCAATACTTTGAGGGGCTCGGGTTAAGCGGATTCGATATGACGTATCGGTATCCTGCCTTACAAAGAGTCTTTCAGACGACGGGTCGCGTGATTCGGCAGTTATCCGATAAAGGCGTGGTCGTGCTATTAGACAAGCGTTTTGCGGAACCACGCTTTCTGCGTATGGCTCCTGAGTATTGGTCCCCTAAATGCTATCGAGCGACGGATCAGTTGCAGCAAGCGCTGCAAGAGTTTTGGTTAAAAAACGAACAGTAA